Proteins encoded in a region of the Haloglomus salinum genome:
- a CDS encoding DUF7342 family protein gives MSDRTPDEFADINESVQDDWKAETTPYERVRRVIAHTYTAVSADTVAEDALTSPKTARKHLNALADEGFVVTSTGEHGGTTYRRSPESLVVEQAADILEHVSTDELVTRIGEMRDQLTEYRAEYGVDSPEELAVEQTNQTLGEATSEQQDIDSETIQDWQTLRRNLAFANAALSIANAERFVDGGSRPTDSSISA, from the coding sequence ATGAGTGATCGTACTCCAGATGAGTTCGCGGACATCAATGAGTCGGTCCAAGATGATTGGAAGGCCGAGACAACCCCCTACGAGCGTGTCCGCCGCGTTATCGCACACACGTATACGGCCGTGTCGGCCGACACTGTCGCCGAGGATGCGCTTACCTCGCCGAAGACGGCTCGAAAACACCTCAACGCACTCGCCGATGAAGGCTTCGTCGTCACGTCCACTGGCGAACACGGCGGGACCACCTATCGTCGTTCGCCCGAGTCGCTTGTCGTCGAGCAAGCGGCAGATATCCTCGAGCATGTCTCGACGGATGAACTCGTCACGCGTATTGGTGAGATGCGCGACCAACTCACTGAGTATCGCGCTGAATACGGCGTTGATTCGCCCGAAGAGCTAGCCGTCGAGCAGACGAACCAGACGCTCGGCGAAGCCACCTCGGAACAGCAGGATATCGATTCCGAGACGATTCAGGACTGGCAGACACTCCGCCGCAACCTCGCGTTCGCGAACGCCGCCCTCTCGATCGCGAATGCCGAACGGTTCGTCGATGGTGGTAGTCGCCCGACTGACAGCAGCATTTCGGCGTAG
- a CDS encoding type IV secretory system conjugative DNA transfer family protein, with the protein MAAVDDSLSTPASPPYFTIRPADSPLDPATVETHLRRLHGLTGLEKGGFLTRASPPTVEWLLTSSGDEHGLTYAVGVDDEAAHSSLEHAIRGLFPDSYAIAETDRETLLEPLTLSEDADTVALAFEGDPKLRKDWQTCLTPFSVFHESERDRTHVRAPLAAVAETLADSPVPACYQVLVRPKPDWSVEADERRLDLERGSDTLGGKLMNALVGPPPEDELVMLGADEERVVHLRERDTHRSFEVNARAIVDSTTDPVDAERVLRDLALAFEPVGGPFYRVKGTVSTGTEAQQLVDEFHGRTFHSPTYGRSFTSPGRRTSPGLVVDARELGSFCALPGDALTSAGVRGVGVTPSERTGLSLPPADQLAPYSGAGMTLGYPLTDDDQATDEPLVLPPSLQPLHVGWFGRTGAGKSTALVNAMLANHQATEGASILIDPKGDGMGKDYLRAHFAAYGSLDDVLYFDCAAVLPAISFFDIRGELDAGIPRETAVADAVDHYIEILRAIMGRDRFDQAVRSPDIIRYLVKALFDPVHGSDYFSHRQLHEATRRMHERQSAPAVADDDLERMLGGVVANRAQTFDEIMQGVANRIEKVPVDRRLARLFNHVHADEDEDGDGSHFDLVDFLDENVVIVFDTGGLRTEAQRVLALLILSELWTALKRRRKRAVRENLPLVNLYIEEAASIAVSDLLQELLSQSRSFDCSVTLAMQFPAQLRGYDQDVYDEILNNVSTVLTGNVPSDARFAQRLATDDMGPQQVGNRLRALRRGQWLVSLPAAFDQPEPRPFLVQSAPLPPGHPDGERGLSFDEQSTLAAAAIEMQARTRAEYGLGLSSPSVVREETPSDLDAPADSEASDGASSAVRVDSALPHTKRLPPTVEYDDSIHALRCTRCDTRYDPSIDGMERAIECCSSIDAVDGDDIPICELNLKLTEAERLDSEWSDAQLMFLQAVYNAQQLRFDPLEYDLLWDSMLRLQEYVGIESDAVQDLIDADLLRHDTDRPHRLYTVSPEGRNVIGESYRQGVDYGHGQGDLEESSEHVLGVEIGRRYLEGKYRDDPASDVVEVIPYYDLGENQRLDIAGVDSEGDVVVAIEVERVNHDIKRAVPEDFDKMAACDPDEAIWIVMSHTEGHEVLAALNDPLEGDVRVEKTYAKTSPVSSFKISEAGLTAMYTLEQVREALGGKGPAA; encoded by the coding sequence GTGGCTGCCGTTGACGATTCACTTTCAACTCCCGCCTCGCCACCCTACTTCACGATTCGACCTGCGGACTCCCCGCTCGACCCTGCGACCGTCGAGACTCATCTCCGGCGTCTCCACGGACTGACCGGTCTCGAAAAGGGTGGCTTCCTCACGAGAGCGTCACCACCGACCGTCGAATGGCTACTGACCAGTTCCGGCGACGAACACGGTCTCACCTATGCCGTCGGCGTCGACGACGAGGCCGCTCACTCCTCACTCGAACACGCCATCCGCGGGCTGTTCCCTGACAGCTACGCTATCGCCGAAACCGACCGCGAGACGCTCCTCGAACCGCTCACCCTCTCCGAAGACGCTGACACCGTTGCACTCGCCTTCGAAGGCGACCCGAAACTCCGCAAGGACTGGCAGACCTGTCTCACACCCTTCAGCGTCTTCCACGAATCAGAGCGCGACCGAACACACGTCCGCGCACCGCTCGCGGCCGTCGCGGAGACGCTCGCCGACAGTCCGGTCCCAGCCTGCTATCAGGTGCTCGTCCGCCCGAAGCCCGACTGGTCCGTCGAGGCCGACGAGCGCCGCCTCGACCTCGAACGGGGCTCGGACACGCTCGGTGGCAAACTGATGAACGCGCTCGTCGGCCCGCCCCCAGAGGACGAACTCGTCATGCTCGGCGCCGACGAGGAGCGGGTCGTCCATCTCCGAGAGCGAGACACGCACCGTTCGTTCGAGGTGAACGCCCGGGCAATCGTCGACTCGACCACGGACCCGGTAGACGCAGAACGCGTCCTGCGTGACCTCGCGCTCGCGTTCGAGCCAGTCGGCGGCCCGTTCTACCGCGTCAAGGGGACCGTTTCGACCGGCACGGAAGCCCAGCAACTCGTCGACGAGTTCCACGGGCGAACGTTCCACTCACCGACGTACGGCCGCTCATTCACCAGCCCCGGTCGCCGAACCAGTCCGGGCCTCGTCGTCGACGCTCGGGAACTCGGCTCGTTCTGTGCGCTCCCGGGCGACGCCCTGACGAGCGCGGGTGTCCGAGGCGTGGGCGTTACCCCGAGTGAACGAACCGGCCTCTCGCTTCCACCAGCCGACCAGCTCGCACCCTACTCGGGCGCCGGGATGACGCTCGGCTACCCACTCACGGACGACGACCAGGCCACGGACGAGCCACTCGTCCTCCCACCGTCGCTACAGCCCCTCCACGTCGGCTGGTTCGGACGGACAGGTGCTGGCAAGTCCACAGCCCTCGTGAACGCGATGCTCGCGAATCACCAGGCCACGGAGGGCGCAAGCATCCTCATCGACCCGAAAGGCGACGGTATGGGGAAGGACTACCTCCGGGCGCACTTCGCCGCGTACGGCTCGCTCGACGATGTCCTGTACTTCGACTGTGCGGCGGTCCTCCCCGCGATCTCGTTCTTCGATATCCGTGGCGAACTCGACGCAGGCATCCCCCGCGAGACGGCCGTCGCGGATGCGGTCGACCACTACATCGAGATTCTCCGGGCGATTATGGGCCGCGACCGATTCGACCAGGCCGTCCGCTCGCCCGACATCATCCGATATCTGGTGAAGGCGCTGTTCGACCCGGTCCACGGCTCGGATTACTTCTCGCACCGGCAACTCCACGAGGCCACCCGTCGGATGCACGAGCGCCAGTCCGCGCCCGCCGTCGCTGACGACGACCTCGAACGGATGCTCGGGGGCGTCGTCGCCAACCGTGCGCAGACGTTCGACGAGATCATGCAGGGAGTGGCGAACCGCATCGAGAAGGTCCCGGTCGACCGCCGGCTCGCCCGCCTGTTCAACCACGTGCACGCCGACGAAGACGAGGACGGTGATGGCTCCCACTTCGATCTGGTCGACTTCCTCGACGAGAACGTCGTCATCGTCTTCGATACGGGTGGCCTCCGGACAGAGGCACAGCGTGTTCTCGCACTCCTCATCCTCTCGGAGCTGTGGACGGCGCTCAAACGCCGGCGAAAGCGCGCGGTCAGGGAGAACCTTCCCCTGGTCAACCTCTACATCGAGGAAGCCGCGAGCATCGCCGTCTCCGATTTGTTGCAGGAACTCCTCTCCCAGTCACGCAGCTTCGACTGCTCGGTCACGCTCGCGATGCAGTTCCCCGCACAGCTCCGGGGCTACGACCAGGACGTCTACGACGAGATTCTCAACAACGTCTCGACCGTCCTCACGGGGAACGTCCCGTCAGACGCGCGTTTCGCTCAGCGCCTCGCGACGGATGACATGGGCCCACAGCAGGTCGGGAATCGGCTCCGTGCCCTCCGACGCGGGCAGTGGCTCGTCAGCCTCCCCGCCGCGTTCGACCAGCCGGAGCCGCGGCCGTTCCTCGTCCAGTCGGCGCCGCTCCCGCCCGGCCACCCGGATGGGGAGCGAGGACTCTCGTTCGACGAGCAGTCCACGCTCGCCGCAGCAGCAATCGAGATGCAGGCCCGGACACGGGCGGAGTACGGCCTCGGCCTATCGTCGCCGAGTGTCGTCCGGGAGGAGACACCGAGCGACCTCGATGCCCCGGCCGATTCCGAGGCATCCGACGGCGCATCCTCCGCAGTTCGGGTCGATAGCGCCCTCCCACACACGAAGCGGCTTCCCCCGACCGTCGAGTACGACGACTCGATTCACGCCCTTCGATGTACACGATGCGATACGCGTTACGACCCCTCCATCGACGGGATGGAACGCGCCATCGAGTGCTGCTCGTCAATCGACGCGGTCGATGGTGACGACATCCCCATCTGCGAACTCAACCTCAAACTCACCGAGGCCGAGCGGCTCGACTCGGAGTGGTCGGATGCACAGCTCATGTTCCTCCAGGCAGTCTACAACGCCCAGCAGCTCCGGTTCGACCCGCTCGAGTACGACCTACTCTGGGACTCGATGCTCCGGCTGCAGGAGTACGTCGGCATCGAGAGCGACGCCGTGCAGGACCTCATCGATGCCGACCTGTTGCGCCACGATACGGATCGCCCACACCGACTGTACACGGTCTCGCCGGAGGGACGGAACGTGATCGGCGAGAGCTATCGGCAGGGCGTGGATTACGGCCACGGCCAGGGCGACCTCGAAGAATCGAGCGAGCACGTCCTCGGTGTGGAGATCGGCCGTCGGTATCTGGAGGGCAAGTATCGGGATGACCCGGCGTCCGATGTGGTCGAGGTGATTCCGTACTACGACCTCGGGGAGAACCAGCGTCTCGACATCGCCGGTGTCGACAGTGAGGGCGATGTGGTGGTCGCAATCGAGGTCGAGCGGGTGAACCACGATATCAAGCGGGCGGTCCCTGAGGACTTCGATAAGATGGCCGCGTGCGACCCGGATGAGGCAATCTGGATCGTCATGTCGCACACCGAGGGCCACGAGGTACTCGCCGCGCTCAATGACCCGCTCGAAGGCGATGTTCGCGTCGAGAAGACGTACGCGAAGACCTCACCCGTCAGTTCGTTCAAGATCAGCGAGGCAGGATTGACCGCGATGTACACCTTAGAGCAGGTCAGAGAGGCACTCGGTGGGAAGGGCCCAGCAGCGTAG
- a CDS encoding DUF7342 family protein, translating to MSGRERVRHVVELLDEPVPVQEIADRADVSRATADDELQRLQSDDWVTETTVDGAKAYDLNPVRMLFDEVTDLIDAHSRDELERQLVELKEEQEALTAEYDVSSLEEFREQLAEEDLSAADVRERRNVISTWEAINTELGLVKHALHLYGDVVELSSPRTDSSSTLA from the coding sequence ATGAGTGGGCGCGAGCGCGTCCGGCACGTCGTAGAGCTGCTGGACGAGCCGGTGCCGGTGCAGGAGATCGCAGACCGAGCAGATGTCTCTCGTGCAACGGCGGACGACGAGCTTCAGCGACTGCAGAGCGACGACTGGGTTACCGAGACGACCGTCGACGGGGCAAAGGCCTACGATCTGAACCCCGTGCGGATGCTCTTCGACGAGGTAACTGACCTGATCGACGCGCATTCGCGTGACGAACTGGAGCGCCAGCTCGTCGAGCTGAAAGAGGAACAGGAGGCGCTGACTGCGGAGTACGATGTCAGCTCACTCGAGGAGTTCCGCGAGCAACTCGCTGAGGAAGATCTCTCGGCGGCAGACGTTCGGGAACGCCGCAACGTGATTTCTACGTGGGAGGCAATCAATACGGAACTCGGCCTCGTCAAGCACGCCCTTCACCTGTATGGCGATGTCGTCGAACTCTCCTCACCGCGAACGGATTCGTCCTCGACACTCGCCTGA
- a CDS encoding DNA-binding protein: protein MSTRDIFGNDVSGRTDNEQWATWAAEEGLEAEAVDEDEAYIVDERPELHATVAMEIRAKVDTNHPDTRRAGLTLAAEERIEAREWEIERTRTRMDRSPKSDREARTAQVVERESRERRVSFERRAASVDERRNPDAPDPRERLNGEELAAVNQEAKRIQGGIPGAGSTAAISRELAEQVLRTGNLLSATVAVADRIKTEPGTVTPISRLGDVPHGEVDFGGEVVVLWEPAHPSIQQVGLVGDETGQVKMTVWDASDQPWMDEGERVRIHGAAKSWYQGRVSVALTSRSRVVFPERESWQEQLS, encoded by the coding sequence ATGAGTACGAGAGACATCTTCGGTAATGACGTTTCGGGTCGGACAGACAACGAACAGTGGGCGACGTGGGCGGCTGAGGAAGGGCTGGAGGCTGAGGCGGTCGACGAGGACGAGGCGTACATCGTCGACGAACGGCCGGAGCTGCACGCGACGGTGGCAATGGAGATCCGTGCGAAGGTCGACACCAATCACCCCGACACCCGGAGAGCGGGGCTGACACTCGCAGCGGAGGAGCGAATCGAAGCCCGCGAGTGGGAGATCGAGCGAACGCGGACGCGGATGGACCGGTCACCGAAGTCCGACCGGGAGGCCCGGACGGCGCAGGTGGTCGAGCGGGAGAGCCGCGAGCGGCGCGTGAGCTTCGAGCGACGGGCGGCGAGCGTAGACGAGCGACGTAATCCGGATGCACCCGACCCGCGCGAGCGGCTCAACGGCGAGGAGCTGGCGGCGGTCAATCAGGAAGCGAAGCGTATCCAGGGTGGAATCCCCGGAGCGGGGTCGACGGCGGCCATCTCTCGTGAACTCGCAGAGCAGGTCCTGCGAACGGGCAACCTGCTGAGCGCGACCGTGGCGGTGGCTGATCGAATCAAAACGGAGCCGGGAACGGTGACGCCGATCTCACGGCTGGGCGACGTGCCGCACGGTGAGGTCGACTTCGGGGGCGAAGTCGTGGTGCTCTGGGAACCAGCGCACCCATCGATCCAGCAGGTGGGCCTCGTCGGGGATGAGACGGGTCAGGTGAAGATGACCGTCTGGGACGCGAGCGACCAGCCGTGGATGGACGAGGGCGAGCGAGTCCGAATCCACGGTGCGGCGAAGAGCTGGTATCAGGGGCGCGTCTCGGTGGCGCTGACATCGCGGAGTCGGGTCGTCTTCCCCGAGCGTGAGTCGTGGCAGGAACAGCTTTCGTAG
- a CDS encoding MarR family transcriptional regulator, whose protein sequence is MSTDLGTAAGMESRELVHFVTQQTRFALVNNILQHPDQLPSMYELEELNPSVSDATVYKHIQKLIDAGIVKEVALDDDQRRQGYPWKFYGLTEDGRDFLEKHNLLAAEETLQQIYKTISDKPEKMVKYENAPRPDDV, encoded by the coding sequence ATGAGCACCGACCTGGGGACTGCTGCGGGGATGGAATCCCGGGAACTCGTCCACTTCGTCACTCAACAGACGCGGTTCGCGCTGGTCAACAACATCCTCCAGCACCCTGATCAGCTGCCCTCGATGTACGAGCTCGAGGAGCTCAACCCCAGCGTGAGTGATGCCACCGTCTACAAGCATATCCAGAAGCTCATCGACGCCGGCATCGTCAAGGAGGTTGCTCTAGACGATGACCAGCGCCGGCAGGGGTACCCCTGGAAGTTCTATGGCCTCACCGAGGACGGCCGCGACTTCCTTGAGAAGCACAACCTGCTCGCTGCGGAGGAGACGCTCCAGCAGATCTATAAGACCATCTCCGACAAGCCCGAGAAGATGGTCAAGTACGAGAACGCACCCCGTCCGGACGACGTTTGA